The Fictibacillus phosphorivorans genomic sequence TTCGGCTCTTGCGTATTGTTTATGCTGCACAAAATGAAGGGGAAGGAGTAGACAGCATCACGTTCACTAATCTCAGCCTCATCATTTTTGCGCTTCGTCGGCTTATAGTATTCTCCCTTAATAAAAGTGATCACAATATCCTTTTCGTACTGACGGTTTAAAAGCATTTTCCCTACCATTTGAAGCATGCGTTCTTTCCAGTTTTCTGTATCGCTGGCAAGTAAGCCCTGATGCAGAATAAGCTGGCTATTGTTTTCAGCATTTCTATTAAACTTTAATTCAAATAACTTTTCATCGAGATTTCCACCAAGCAATTTTTTAAAATTATTAAAGAAGAGTTCCTGTTGTTCTGCATCTAGCATCTCAAAAGGCTGACTCACGTGATGATAGATCTCGCTGGATTCTTTCGTAATATACACATTAAAGATGCTGGAGATTTTCAGTAGATCGTTCTCTTTTTTGAACTGTTTTCGTATTTGAGCGATATCTTTTTTGTTCATGCTTGTATACACTCCTAAGTTGTTGCGATTTTAAGTCGACACTCTTTATATGTCTAACAGTGAAGTATTCTTTATTTTAACATTCAGAAGGAGTGAAGTGTGAAGGTGAAGTTTTTGTTGGTTCATAGATTGATTGCCTTAGAAGTTAAACAGCTTTTTAAATTTAACAATATCAACTCGTTGAAGGGTATAACCTGTACTCGTATCGTCGGCATACATAATCATTCCACTGTCACTGTTTTTTCGTAACCAAAGTAAATAGTTCTCTTTATTTCCATTCAAATCAACTAGAGTCATCTCTAAATTATTTTTTGACACATTTAAAATTCCTGGTATTCTTTCAGCAGACTGTATCGCATCTCTAGCAATTCTAACGGCCTTGTTATTTTTAAAAGTCTTCTTTACTTCGCCTGTAACGATAAGCATCTCTTTGGTATCCTGCATGATGAGGTTCGGAGCAGTCTCTTTACTTTCAGAATAAACGCTACACCCAGCTAACAAGATACTCAATGTAATAAAAAACAATTTAAGAAATGATTTCTTCATCTTCACACCTCTTGATATCCGTTTTAAGGTAAGTCGATTTGTATTCTTAAAAGGTTTCAGGGCACCAGTAAACATAAAAAACCCCATATCGCATAGGGATTAAGCCGATACGATACAGGGTCTCTGTTACTAAAGAATTCTTTTCTTAATACGTGCTACAAGTGGAACCACAACAAGTCCAGCAAATCCAACTTGCAGAACGTTTCCTGGAATTGATCCGAATGGTTGAATCCAGTTGCTATAAAGCACAACTTCTGCAAAATAATAGCCTACCACTTTAATAAGCATAGCAACGATAACTGCTAAGGAATAGACGAGGACACGTTTGCCTGGTACTTTTTCCGATATAGCGCCCGCTACATAGCCCATTGCCCCAACGATGATAAATGTGAACGGAGCCCATATTGTCCATCCGGATAGGAGGTCAAACAAACCCATCCCGAAAGCACCTGCAATAGCACCGGTTCTTCTACCGAAAACAAAAGCCGCTACAAATAAAGGAATGTTACCCAAGTGGATAAGACCACCGTTTCCTGCGATCGGAAGCTTGATGTTGATGAACATTGTTGCAACAAGCGTTAGTGCCACGAATAGTGCGCTGATGACTAACATTCTTGTTTTAGTCGATTGTATTGATGAATAAGTAGTATTCATACCATAACCTCTTTCATAAAAAATGAATGTAAAAAAATGATTGCACTTATTCATTATATATGTCCTTATTCTTTTAGAAAACAGCTATTTTATGGGTAGGGTGAAGAAATAGAAAAATAAACTAGTGGAATGAGCGAGTTTCTCAAAAGGAAAGAAGGGGAGAACGACACATTTGCCGAAATCTATTTTGTAGAGCATAGACGTATCGATACAGTTCATTGCGAATGCCTATAGTAGAGGAATTAAACGATATGTATCGCATGGCGATATAAGCAATAGATGAAAAGACATGAAGGAGGCCCGATATGCGACGTGATATACAACCGAATGAACGAGCTTTCTCCTCCAAGGAAGTTGCAGAAGAAGTAGGAATCGCAACACCGACAGTCCGTAAGTATGGCCAAATACTAGAGCGAAACGGATACGAGTTTTTAAAGGATGGAGATCGCCGTATCTTTGTTCAATCTGATATCGAATCGCTCATAGCGCTACGCGATACAGACAAGCCTTTAGACGATACAGCTAAAGATATTGTGCTTCAACAAAAAGAGAGACTAAAAGAAACAGTTCAAACGGACGTAGCGCTACCCGATACATATGAGAACCTTCCACAAGACCCAAACCAATTACGAGAAGTCTTAATGATGCTAGCGAATGAACTAGCAGCAACACGAGAGATGAATGCTCAGCTCACAAACGATATGTCAGAGCTTAAAGTAACCGTTTCAAGACTTCAACAAGATCATCATGCAATCAGTGCAAACGTAGGAAACGCAGCTCAGAAAACGAACGCAAAGATTGAGAAGCTGACCAATCAACAAAAAGAACAATACGAAACATTATTAGAACAGGAAAAAGAGAAAAGTGAACTTCTGCAGCAAGAAATTCAAAAGTTAAGAGAAGAACAGGTCAAGGAATGGCGTCTGCAGAACGATTTCAATAGACGACTTGAAATCGTAGTGCAAAGCCGGCCGAAAAGCAAATGGGAAGCCATTCTATCTTTATTTAGAAAGTAAGTTTGTGTGTATCGGGGGGCGATACGGTTAACCGTTACAAAGCTCTTTTTGTATAGATATAACTTGACCCGATATGGATTTATAACGATACAAGATACAATCCTCAACATTCAATCGTCATATTTCTACAATTTCCCGAGAAATATCTACAAAAACAGCACACTTATTAAGCTTGGGAAATTAGAGTTTAAGAACGCAAAACAACATCAGAAAGTACGATTACGGTGCACTGTATAGGGTGCATCTTTTTTTATTTGTTCACTTATATCGAATCTTCTCTTTTTTTGTAAAAAAACAAGGAATATCGTCTGTGTGATGAGAATATTTAAAGGAAAGAAAAAATTAAATAATGTAGAGACAGAAATGTTAGAGGGGAGTCTATCATGAACGCTAGAAATGAAAAGACATTTGAATATCATCCTCAACTTAGAGAGGTTATCGCAAACGTAGAAAAAGTTATGGTAGGTAAGAAAAAGGTCACAGAGCTGACGCTTGTTTCGTTATTAGCAGGGGGACATGTTTTACTTGAAGACGTACCAGGAGTAGGGAAAACAATGATGGTGCGATCTATCGCTAAATCCCTGGGCCTAACCTTTAACCGCATCCAGTTCACACCAGATCTATTGCCGTCTGATATGACGGGAGTATCGATATATAACCAAAAAGATATGAGTTTTGAATTTCGGCCTGGTCCTCTTGTAGGAAACATCATTCTCGCTGATGAGATCAACCGTACATCACCGAAGACACAATCGGCACTTCTTGAATCCATGGAAGAAATGAGCATGACGGTTGATGGGCAGACGCACATATTGCCCGATCCGTTCTTAGTTATGGCCACACAAAATCCGATCGAATACGAAGGAACTTATCCGCTTCCAGAAGCACAGCTTGACCGCTTTTTAATGAAGCTGACGATGGGATATCCGACTCCAGAGGAAGAGTTTAACGTATTGAACGTGATCGGAAACGAACACCCGATCCACCTCCTTAAACCAGCCATCTCACCTGAAGAGATCTCAGAACTGAAAACAGCCGTGAAGAACATCTACGTATCAGATTCAATCAAGCGATATATCGTCGACCTGATCAATCGTACACGTAATCATAAGTCCATTGCGCTAGGCGTCAGTCCGCGTGGGTCGCTTGCGTTATTAAAGGCAGCACAGGCTTTTGCCCTTCTGATGAACCGTGATTTTGTAATCCCTGATGATGTGAAATACTTAGCACCGTATGTTCTTGTTCATCGTGTGTTATTAAAACCGGAAGCTCGTTTTGAAGGGGTTTCAGCTGAAGAAGTAATCAATGAGCTTTTGGCCCGCGTGCCAGCACCTATTCATAAGGAACAGCATGCATAATGAAGGCGTTTCTTCATAAATTTCGGGAGCGGTATAAAACGCCGATCGGGTTTTCAGGGATCATCTT encodes the following:
- a CDS encoding ECF transporter S component, which encodes MNTTYSSIQSTKTRMLVISALFVALTLVATMFINIKLPIAGNGGLIHLGNIPLFVAAFVFGRRTGAIAGAFGMGLFDLLSGWTIWAPFTFIIVGAMGYVAGAISEKVPGKRVLVYSLAVIVAMLIKVVGYYFAEVVLYSNWIQPFGSIPGNVLQVGFAGLVVVPLVARIKKRIL
- a CDS encoding AAA family ATPase, coding for MNARNEKTFEYHPQLREVIANVEKVMVGKKKVTELTLVSLLAGGHVLLEDVPGVGKTMMVRSIAKSLGLTFNRIQFTPDLLPSDMTGVSIYNQKDMSFEFRPGPLVGNIILADEINRTSPKTQSALLESMEEMSMTVDGQTHILPDPFLVMATQNPIEYEGTYPLPEAQLDRFLMKLTMGYPTPEEEFNVLNVIGNEHPIHLLKPAISPEEISELKTAVKNIYVSDSIKRYIVDLINRTRNHKSIALGVSPRGSLALLKAAQAFALLMNRDFVIPDDVKYLAPYVLVHRVLLKPEARFEGVSAEEVINELLARVPAPIHKEQHA